A segment of the Armatimonadota bacterium genome:
GCCGTATCGCGGAGAAGGACGACCGCACGCTTACTATTACCTGCCCCTCGGGGATATCCGGTGGGGCATGCCTCAAACCGGGGTCGGCGGTCTCCATCGGGTTCGCCGGCGAGGACGCGTTCTACAGCTTCGAGACGTCGGTGCTCGCGGTTAGAGACGTCTTCGAGGCGATGATTGTCGTCGGCAAGCCTGCCGTCATCTACCGCGTGCAGCGCAGGAAGCATCCCCGCATGCCGGCACGCATTGCGGTGGATATGGCCCTCGTCGAGAAGAATCCTCATTCCGAAGTGCCGAGTGTCGGTCCCGTCTGCAGGGTCCTCACCCAGGACATCGGCGCCGGGGGTCTCAAGATCATCACGGAACAGCGATTCCAGACCGGAGCGACGGTGAAGATCCAGGCGTCCGGCATCCCGGGCCTCGATGAGTTCTCCGGAACCGGCAGGATCACGCGTGCCATACTCGTATCCAGCAACGGTCACGAGGACTGGGAGTACGGCGTGCAGTTCACCAAGGTGGACGACGAGCAGCGCCACACCCTTGCCCGCGCGGTTGAGGCCGGCGCGATTGCCTGATATACCGTCCGACTTACCTCCTTCATCGAGCCCCGCGCTTCACTCGAGGCGCGGGGCTCTCATACGAGTAGGCCGCAGACTGCAGACCGACTGCCCCGGAGCTGTCCAGCTTCCGGTCTATCCCCGATTGACTTGCATCTGCCCCGATGCTATACTCGAACCGACGGCACGATCTGTAGGGAGGCATTCTCATGGAGTGCGGCAAGTGCGGAACCGAAATCCCGCCCGGATCGAGATTCTGTCCGGGTTGTGGCGCTCCTGCGTCGCGCGAGGTCTTCCAGACGACAGGCGCCCAGCCTGCCGCAACGGACAAAAAGAAGGTCGCGTTGGTCGCCGCTGCGGTCGGATTGTGCGTAGCCGCCGTGATCGCCGCCTTCCTCTTGAGGGGCCCCCGCGTCACCGATCAGGGGCCGACCTCAGCCCCGATCCAGCCTCCGGTTCTGAATACGGAAACCGCCCCCCCGGCCAGACAGCCGGGAGTCCTGCAGTCGCCGACGACCGAGGCCAAACAGCCCGAGAAGAAGGAAGTCCCCGAAGAGGTCGTCAAGTACCTGGAGCACCTCAAGAAGGTGGAGCAGTACCGCCAGACCGTCTACTCTAAGGAACTCCAGTCCGTTATGGCCGATGCTTCCGACGCAATAATGAAGGCGCTTCCCTTTGACTGGGACGAGGACGGCGCGAAGAGCCCGACGGACAACCTGGCGAAGAAGTCCATGGATTTCACCCGCGAGTGGCAGCAGGTTTCGGCCTACTTCCTGCAGATGCCTGCGCCGCCCGACTGCGGGCCGCTCGGTCAGAAGTACTACGAGTCGCTCAGTACGTTCATCGTATTCATGGGCAAGTTCCAGGCGGCCGTCAGCAAGAACGACATCGCGGGACTGAACTCC
Coding sequences within it:
- a CDS encoding zinc ribbon domain-containing protein, with product MECGKCGTEIPPGSRFCPGCGAPASREVFQTTGAQPAATDKKKVALVAAAVGLCVAAVIAAFLLRGPRVTDQGPTSAPIQPPVLNTETAPPARQPGVLQSPTTEAKQPEKKEVPEEVVKYLEHLKKVEQYRQTVYSKELQSVMADASDAIMKALPFDWDEDGAKSPTDNLAKKSMDFTREWQQVSAYFLQMPAPPDCGPLGQKYYESLSTFIVFMGKFQAAVSKNDIAGLNSVKADAGTLDKKFTAADAELAKVCDKFGLEKTFSIRGDAGQTPVFGF
- a CDS encoding response regulator; translation: MINKRRILVADDETNLCRILEAELRKAGYEVTAVHDGSEAVEAVKNSEFDLVIMDVKMPVMDGISALQHIRRDGKDMPIIIMTAYESHDTMASALSVGATACVNKPFDLHSLAALVKATLDDGIGQKAFNWSGSVRTVLFNQNQPLVLEIHDGECVGQYHSRIAEKDDRTLTITCPSGISGGACLKPGSAVSIGFAGEDAFYSFETSVLAVRDVFEAMIVVGKPAVIYRVQRRKHPRMPARIAVDMALVEKNPHSEVPSVGPVCRVLTQDIGAGGLKIITEQRFQTGATVKIQASGIPGLDEFSGTGRITRAILVSSNGHEDWEYGVQFTKVDDEQRHTLARAVEAGAIA